The genome window ctaaagagagcttagaagaatctggtacaatttccataaacttatgagcttgaatcataagtttacctgagggtgctgaGGCTTCCCTTTCTGCTCTAtatatctaacaatagttagatgttcttgtgtatattccaaaatattggaataatccttgtaaattatttttctcgaacctaagttcggattcataattttcgaaattctcctcctcaaacatttcgtttctttgtaaaaataaattttgtgtttgaaataaattaacctaaagctctgataccattttgcGAAGCGCGGGGATCAATAGAAGAATTTTAAGGAAGAATGGgtattttttgtcttttttaaacttttagggagtttaaacaaatatttttaggtGTAGGGAGTTGGAATAAATTTGAGTTGGGTATTAGggatttatttacaatttacccataaataaaatatatatgatggtACAGAGCAAATTTAACAgctattgaaaattttgaaaaaatgtgTAGGTGGGAAGTTAAAGATAAGATTGGATCGGAGGATAAACGTGGATGGAaaattaatcttgaaaatttgaaatacaaatctCTTGTGCGAGGAGGTTGACAGAAGAATAAGGAATAGAGGGAGGAGGGCCAATGTTTTGTAGTTGGTTtcttattttggaaaaaacataaagtcaaaatttataatttttcttcaattttgaatattttttttgcttCGTATTAAGGTAATAAAGGGCACAAATGGAATAAATAAATGGCTTCACCAAAAACGGTTTTGTAAttatcatataatttattttaaaacgaaGATTATGccataattatgaaaaaataaaatcaataaaatgtgTCAGGTGTAGTTGAACCTACAACTCTTTGTTTAGAAAACAAAAGTTTCATTCAATAAACTACAGATATTTAACGTTAGAAACttgacattttattaatatggtAGTACTAGTGTAGAACGACTTgagaatattaaaaaaattccacCAAAATTATTCACTTATGTCTCTTTGTTAACAGTATAGATACTAGTGATCTTTGACACGAGTTTGTatagtttttttattatatataattaatttagtttatatttaaGTGAGTGTTATacaatatgtttattttttagtgTGGTTTGTGGACAGTTATATTAGTTTGAGAGTTTCATCATTGTTTATTCTCCGAGAAAAAAATATCACGACCCACAGGGTTTCTAATACCTCAACGCGACATTGCTTCATTAGGTTTCCGATCGTTGTTATACGCATCGAAGATTAGCAACGACAtatgatatattaaaaaaaactagcaTTTCTAATATCAAAATCTCTTCGAAACCTGATCGTACTTCCCAAAATCAAAATTGTCAAATTTTAAACTCTCGTGAaatttctaataatttttaaactcTCGTGAaatttctaataatttttaaactcTCGTGAaatttctaataatttttagagtgttttaattaatatggcAAATTATATTAGTACCTCttgtaagaaataaaaattgtaaaaaatctcatttggtaaaattaattgaatttaaaatcatGTGTTTTTAAAATCAGGAAATAATTCTTTACAAATCGGGTTAATGTGCTTGAGTTTTTTAAGACATGAGttaattgtgttttatttttaaaacatagattatgtattagcataataatattttgggaaaatacttatttttgtcTACTAATTTATTCAATTGTCCATTAAGTTttcaaagtttgattttgatatagaaacttttaatattttgatatttcggATATCAGGGATATAAACGAATCAAACCTAGCCGAACATTACGAGGCCCTCGGCTggagctcgattcgagctttTATCATGAGGTTCGAGCACGACTCGTTTTGAAATTACTAAGCTCGTGAGTCGTGAATAATTCGATCTTGGTTCATGAATAACTAGTTTATCATATTTAACGAGCATGATTTGATCTCGGCTCGTTAAGCGGACTTTTTAAGCATACAATAGAGCTCAAGCTCAAACTTAATTCAAGCTCATTAAAGATTGCTATTTGCTCGAACATTTAATACAACGTACCTTCATAAACAAATCTTAAACTAAgacataaaattataaattaattcatAAATAACTAAAACGACAAACctaacaacaacaaaaaacatGAATAATCCATATAAAAGAACATATTCGTGAATagtaaacgagccgagctcgagctcacgAACAGGCTCGTGAGTTTATAAACGAGCATGTTCACGAGCTTACGAACCGAATATCCTTAAGTTCGATCCTGATTCAATAAAATTAACGAACAGTCTCAAACGAGTTTTTTACCGAATCGAGCTCCAAATAGCTCGCAGATTGTTTTTTTTACATCCCTAATTTTGGTtcaattgattatgtgacaccGAAAAATGCTAACATGACATCAAAAAATATTGACGTGACTTCGAAATACGCCGACTTGAAtttaatgtaccaaaaccaaatTGTGTAAAGTTAatgaattaaaacaaaaaattagacTAATTAATggactaaaaaaataatttctacaaatattttttagaagttttatttcttttaaactTTTCACTATATCCAGATTTCTACTTGTGGTGTAAATGTAACTTAGCAaaaagagaataaattcaaacagTAGCCACTCGAAAGCTAATGCGTGGATGAATATTGGCTAATTATAATATGGATGATGCTGATTAAAACAAACAGAGAAAACCATGTCTGTCCTCTCTTGTTCACGGTCGACCTTGCGTTTATCCATTAACATTGCCTCTTTTGCTCTCTATTTATAAGCAACCTTCAACCTCCATAGTAACCACTTCGCGTAGGTCCGAAATAGGAACTTCTGAAAatcaaaacagaaaaaaaaagaagaataaaaaGATTAGGAGGTCTCTCTGCaagaatatatatacatatatgtttatTAGGAGAAAAATGTACGCAGAAACATTGTACAGTTGTTCAGAGAGCCTCTCTATCTGTTAAATTCTCTTTTTAGTTAAGGTTTCATTAGCAATTTGCATGTCATTGATCAGAGGtgtaaataaaaagaaaaattagtgAGTTGATTAAGTTAAGATGGCAGTGGGAGGTATTGAAATCGGGTCTGGAAGCGGGGCGAATTATGAAGCCCGTGTGACGCCTTTCGTGGTCGTTGCCTGCTTGGTTGCAGCAACCGGTGGCCTGATTTTCGGTTACGACATTGGTATCTCAGGTTCGTCTCGTTTGTGTATATATTTGTTCAAATATTTTGGGAAAATTCTGAAAATGATCATATTAATTGTGGGATGGATTTGCAGGAGGGGTTACATCGATGGATGAGTTCTTGCAGAAGTTTTTCCCGGAAGTGTACAGGAGGGAACACTCTCCAGGGAACTACAATCAGTACTGCAGTTTTGAGAATCACTTGCTTACCTTATTCACTTCTTCGCTGTACTTAGCTGCACTCATCGCTTCCTTCTTCGCCTCCGTGACAACCCGAGCATTTGGCCGCAAAATCTCGATGACCGTTGGAGGTCTGGTCTTCCTCTCCGGCGCCATACTCAATGGTGCAGCTGTCAATGTCGAGATGCTCATCATCGGCCGTATATTGCTAGGTGTCGGCATTGGTTACGCTAACCAGTCAGTCCCTGTTTACCTCTCAGAAATGGCACCTCCCAAACTGAGAGGAGCACTCAACATCGGCTTCCAGATGGCCACAACCATCGGCATTTTTGCGGCAAATCTTGTTAACTACGGGACTGCGAAGATGAAGCACAATGGATGGCGGGTTTCTCTTGCTTTGGCTGCTGTTCCTGCTGTGATCATGACGATTGGTGCTATTTGCTTGCCTGATACTCCTAATTCCCTCATTGAAAGGGGCAAGAAAGAGGAGGCACGCGAAATGTTGCAGAAGATTCGTGGCACGGCCAACGTAGACCTGGAGTACAGTGATTTGGTGGAAGCAAGTGAAGCGTCGAAGCGTGTGGAGCAACCATGGAAGCAAATAACGGAAAGAAAATACAGGCCACAATTAATAATCACTTGCTTGATTCCCTTCTTCCAGCAGATCACCGGCATCAACGTCATTATGTTCTACGCCCCTGTTCTTTTCAAGACACTGGGATTCGGGGACGACGCCTCGCTCATGTCCGCAGTTGTGACAGGCCTTGTAAATGTGTTCGCCACGTTGGTATCAATCTTCACAGTCGACAAGTTTGGGAGAAGGGTTTTGTTCTTGGAAGGTGGAATTCAAATGATCATCTGTCAATTCGCCGTTGGATCTGTGATCGCCTCTGTTTTCGGGGTTTCGGGAGACGGGTCTTTCAGCAAAGGAATGGGGAACTTGACATTGGGGTTGATATGTGTTTATGTGGCTGGTTTTGCTTGGTCTTGGGGACCATTGGGGTGGCTTGTTCCCAGTGAAATATTTCCCCTAGAAATCCGATCGGCGGGGCAATCGATAAACGTGTCTATCAACATGTTCTTCACATTTATCATCGGACAGCTTTTCTTGACAATGCTGTGTCACTTGAAGTTCGGTCTCTTCTACTTCTTTGCTGGATGGGTGGTGCTGATGACGATTTTCGTGTACCTGTTCGTGCCGGAGACGAAGAACGTGCCGATCGAAGAAATGAATAGAGTTTGGAAGGCTCATTGGTTCTGGGGAAAATACATCCCAGATAACGCAGTGGGTCTTGAGCACCACCTTCCTAGCACTAGTTATAATAATCAGAACGTATAGATTAAAATAAGATATAGTATGTTTGTTAgtaaataaacaacaaatagtCTTGTCTTTATTTGTTCATATAAGATGTATCTTTTGTACATCGACAACATTTTGATTTCGCTTCATTTTCAGGTGTATTTAGATGTTTCATCTTTTTGGAAATAAGTCATACAAGTTTTTCCTTTGCAACTTTTACATCCATGCACGATGATAAAAAGACAAATAAATATCACTTCTTCTTTTttgctttatatatataaatctataatattatctatatttctatactatattattaagttcaAGACCATAAGAGTAATTATCTTAGAGGACAtcgaaatatttaatttcacaatacttctatactatattattaagttgtgTAGGTACTAGTCGTGATCACTCATCTCTTAACTGAAATCTCTATTGATCGTATTTTTACTTGTCAATACCTTCTCCGGCATATTTCCATGCAATTTTCTTCGATTGACGCAAAACcaacttttattttaacataCATGATGTTTTGTAGTTTGTTTATTATTGTGTGTCTGTATGTCTCTCTCAACATCCTCGTCTCTATGACTCTAATCTTTTGTCTATATTTTGGCGTTATTGCCCAACATTCGAATATATTAACATTCAATCAagctttcaaaattttgatttgaattttataGAATGATGAAAGGACgaagaaatataattttattatattaccTGCAAAAATTGTCGTCCAAACAGTAactcaaataaacaacaaaaatatgaatttaatatattgatattgattgtATGCCACCACCACTCCTAAGGACATCTCC of Primulina huaijiensis isolate GDHJ02 unplaced genomic scaffold, ASM1229523v2 scaffold33307, whole genome shotgun sequence contains these proteins:
- the LOC140968211 gene encoding sugar transport protein 10-like, giving the protein MAVGGIEIGSGSGANYEARVTPFVVVACLVAATGGLIFGYDIGISGGVTSMDEFLQKFFPEVYRREHSPGNYNQYCSFENHLLTLFTSSLYLAALIASFFASVTTRAFGRKISMTVGGLVFLSGAILNGAAVNVEMLIIGRILLGVGIGYANQSVPVYLSEMAPPKLRGALNIGFQMATTIGIFAANLVNYGTAKMKHNGWRVSLALAAVPAVIMTIGAICLPDTPNSLIERGKKEEAREMLQKIRGTANVDLEYSDLVEASEASKRVEQPWKQITERKYRPQLIITCLIPFFQQITGINVIMFYAPVLFKTLGFGDDASLMSAVVTGLVNVFATLVSIFTVDKFGRRVLFLEGGIQMIICQFAVGSVIASVFGVSGDGSFSKGMGNLTLGLICVYVAGFAWSWGPLGWLVPSEIFPLEIRSAGQSINVSINMFFTFIIGQLFLTMLCHLKFGLFYFFAGWVVLMTIFVYLFVPETKNVPIEEMNRVWKAHWFWGKYIPDNAVGLEHHLPSTSYNNQNV